The Ictalurus furcatus strain D&B chromosome 12, Billie_1.0, whole genome shotgun sequence nucleotide sequence cacctgtcCTCATCCTCACttacgctcttgtagctgaatgatcacaaatccccacagccacgaaACAAACGAAAAACTATATTCATCTTCACTAACTGTTTTATTCCAGTCAGGGCCATGGTGGCTCTGGAGCTTATCCTGGGAACGCTGGGAAttaggcaggaatacaccagtccatcacagggcaccatgtacaGACACATTCAAATTCTCATTCGCACCTAGAGGCAAATTTGCATAGCCAGTCAACCTCACAAGCATTTTTTGGGAAACGAGATGAAACAAGAGAACACTGTGGAAAGTCTCCTGGATGCAAAGCGAACGTGGCACTGCACACGGAgtgtaacccaagctcaggatcgaagtggggatcctggagctgtgaggcagccaCCCATGAACTACATCTAATTGTTTATATTAGCAGATGGTTTGCTAATCgcatttgaaagaaaaacagaaagcctTTATCTGTAATATATACTTTgcagtacagtgaaattattttctttgcttatCCCAGCTTGTTACGAGGTTTCGTCTGCAATAATAGTTTATTGCTCAGTCATTTTCACTCGCAGTAGAAGTTCACCACCATGTTCCTCGTCCTCTTGTGGACGCCGCTTGTGATTCTTTGAGGTAGGGCTGAAGCTGTGAGGACCAAGTCAGAGTCTTCAGGCTTCTCTCCGACGTCCACCGTATCATTACGTGGCGCCTGTGGATTCATCTCTGACTTCTCATCTTTCTCATCCATCTGTAAGTCTGGTTGTTTAGAATGAAATTTCCAGTAATAAACCAGTTTCAGTAGGACTCCTATAATGTAGATGATGATTAACATGACAATAAGTAGGTAGGGATTAATAGGTAGTGGACCAAGACGAGCTGATTCCACAGATCTCCTCCACCACCATAATCCTAACAGGAGCATCGTGTCCACCCCTATAACCATGTGGTAGATGATTCCTCTGAGTTTCATACTTCTACTCGCTACATTAAACCAGCTGAAGTACCAGATGAGGGCTACGGTGGCCCGGTACAGCCATTCTCCAGCTTTAGTGTCCATGAAGTCTGTCTTCTGCCACCAGGCCCAGAGGACCAGCAGCGTCCACAGGGACAGGAAGTGTGCGGCGATGTAGCAGGGCAGGACGGAGGCGAagagggacacacacaccacacgtgGGCCAATCAGGAACAGGTTCCACAGGAAGTAGATTACAGAGGAAGACCATCCCATCTTTTGCTTCTCAGGGGCGAATGCACACATGTTGCGATGGTAGGACAACATGGTGAaggagagggaggaaagagacCCGACAATTTTAACGACTGAAAAGAATTGTAAtactggattattattattattcagtatgaAAAAGTGAACAGACGAAGTTTAAAATTCAAATGTTCCTTCTGACCTGTAAAGAACTGAAAGTCCTGCATCTGGATGATGTTGGTCACTATTAGTACGATCTGTGGAGCACTTTCAGAGAACGCCTGGAACAGACCGAGAGTGCTGAGATCTGAATTTAGCCTCTCAGTGACCCAGTTTTGGGAAGTGTCCTTCCGTTCAAAGCTGCTGATTGAAAGTTCCAACATACCTAAACACCTACaggacaaaaacaaataaataaatagaccgacagagagagagggagagagagtggcatGAGTTTGAATACCAAAGGCGTCACACCCATCGGTGCCCAGGAGCCAcaggagcaaaattggccgttctctctgggtgggaggggcataccctttctcccctgtcaatcaccaGGACACTAGACAAttctatgagctcatgtatgcggaagacaGTTGATAGCACTTCCCTCCCAGAGTGCTACACTGGCCTGAGATGCAGCACGAGCAGCAGTTTTAAACAGACGTTTTTGtttggcttcacgtgtctcagaggaagcacgtgtccTGTATGACAGGGGAGACCTGGTgtgtgggtgggaattggcaggtgatcAAATTGGGaaggaaataatgaaaaacaaaaacatttaaaaaaaaaaaaaaaaaaagtaaagaataaaacactctgggacATGTCATATTTATAGATTCTACCTACAGGCAAACTGGCGTTGGCCCAAAGTCTATTTCTGGTGGCTGTATCGGCTCTCCCTGTACAACGTTGTGCCAAAATTCCATTAAAGGAGCCATAAAACCGCCACGCCAATGTTGGTCCAAAGGAATGGCTGATGTTGACCCCGTTTACTACAGGGGTACTAGCTCTTCATCCCCTTTAATATGTTGTAGCAGAAGTATTCAAGTTCAGCCACGTT carries:
- the LOC128615881 gene encoding XK-related protein 8-like, whose product is MKNDVSFWSGVSDVLASLLSLLLFFWNVAANVWTVISFYQDQKYISMGVFIFLILSSSVLLQIFSWLWYSGSSKKLDTKVERFMKRHGLLALVHILQLGVFLRCLGMLELSISSFERKDTSQNWVTERLNSDLSTLGLFQAFSESAPQIVLIVTNIIQMQDFQFFTVVKIVGSLSSLSFTMLSYHRNMCAFAPEKQKMGWSSSVIYFLWNLFLIGPRVVCVSLFASVLPCYIAAHFLSLWTLLVLWAWWQKTDFMDTKAGEWLYRATVALIWYFSWFNVASRSMKLRGIIYHMVIGVDTMLLLGLWWWRRSVESARLGPLPINPYLLIVMLIIIYIIGVLLKLVYYWKFHSKQPDLQMDEKDEKSEMNPQAPRNDTVDVGEKPEDSDLVLTASALPQRITSGVHKRTRNMVVNFYCE